CCGTTTTGAGAATATTTTTTCCAGAGTTCCGGATCAGCAAGAATGGTTTTCAAAGCCTCGCTGATTTTTTCCGTATCCCGTACATTAACCAAAATTCCGTTTTTCAGATTCGAGATGATATCTCGGGGTCCACCATCATCTGTAGCTACGATGGGTAATCCCGATGCCGAAGCTTCAATGAGCGTCAGCCCAAAGGGCTCTGTAAAAGCCGCATTGATAAACACTCCATGTTTTTCAGCCACAATCCGGTATAATTCCGGGACTTCATGTTCGAAATCATGTTTTTTGGGAATGGCCATTTTACCGTAAAGGTCGTATTTATCCATGAGGAGAAGCATTTCCGTTAGCACATCCTGCTCATTTTCCTCCATTTCGGTAATATCTTTCCGGATGCCGGCAAAAATAGCCAGATTGGCCATGGCCTGGAGCTCCAGATCTTCGCCATAGGCTTTAATCAATCCGCTGATATTTTTCCGCTGATCCGGTCGGCATAGGGTTAGCACTACCGGCTTTGAGGGATTCAGGAAAAAACGGTGGAGTTCTTCAGAAATTGAGGCTTTGGCAGCCATTTGCCGGCCATCAATACTCTTTTCAGACATGTGATTCCTGAGGTAGTGGTAAAACTTCTCCAGATCAATTCCCGGGGGAATCACTTTGTAACGGGTCATGGTTTTGTTGTGGTACTGCCCGTACTGGGTATTCACTTCCTGCCGTGTACTGGTTACCACAAGATTGGCATTTTTAAGGATATTTTCCTCGACGGCGATGCGGTGATCAATTTTATATTTTCGAATAATCTCTTTTTCCTTCATCCCTTCATTCAGAAGTTTTGAAAGTTTGGAACGTCCCAGGGAATGACCGGTGAAAAAGAAAGGAAGTCCCAATACCATCGCCAGTTCGGAGGCCACATACCCGGCATCCGCATAGTGACCATGGACGAGATCCGGGATATCCTTTTCTTTTTTGATAAACTTCAACACTTTGTCGGTATACTCACCAAGATAGGGCCAAAGCAATTCTTTCCGCATATATTTTTTCCCGCCGCACTGGATACGGACAATCCGGCAATTCTCTCCCAGATCTTCGACCGGCTTTGCATAATCGTCCGAAACCGTTTTGTCATCGATCAGGCGGGTAAACAGATCTACTTTGCGGATCTTTTCATGGCGGCTCAACGCCTTTGCCAGTTCGACCACATATTTGATCTGTCCACCGGTATCTGCATCCCGGCCCATTTCCAGGTTGGATCCTCTCACCAGTCCATGGATACTGAACATCATGATATAGAGACCGTCTTTAGTCATCGTTATCTCCATGTATCTCTTTTTTGATGGATGTATAAAAACCCGGGGCTTCCGGTAAAGCACCTTTCAGGGTACAAACTTTGCCGGCAAAATCTGTGGCATTTTTCAGGATTTTTTCGGGATCCCAGTTCAGGAGGATGCCGGCTGCCAAAACGGAGGCGTAGGCATCTCCCGCTCCCACTGTATCCCGGATGGAGAGGGCAGCTTTAGGCTTCATGGAATAGGAGCCTCTGGAAGTCATCAGCCGGCTGCCGTCCGCATCAGCTGTCAGGGATATCATCCGGAAAGAAAAGGAATCCATAAGCCAGGTAAGCATCTCTTCCTCCTGCTCCGGTCCCGAAAAAAGCTGCGAAAGCGTTTGCAGCTCCTCCCGGTTCAGTTTCAGGATATCCGTCTTTTTCAGGGTTTCCCGAATCGTTTTCTCCGTATAACAATCCGGCCGGAGATTGATATCACACAAAACAAGGGCCGTAGGGTTCCGGTGTTTTAACAGGCTGTGGACCGTCTCAAATCCCCGGGCTGACCGTTGAATCAGGGTCCCCACATAAATCAAATCAGCCCTGGAAACCCGGTCCAGTGCCTCAGGGGTAACTTCGAGGAAATCATAGGCAACAGGCCTGATAATCTGAAAGCGGGCATTGCCCTTTGGGTCCAAAGCAACCTCAACCCGTCCCGTGGGATAAGCTGCATCCTCCTGCACCAATCCCGGATCCAATCCATAGGATGAGACAACAGAGCGGAGTTCATCTCCATCTTTATCGTTTCCCACCCGTGTGATAAAATCCGTCTTCAAGCCAAAGGAAGACAAATGGGCTGCTACGTTAAAAGGAGCTCCTCCAATCCGCCGGTAGTCCGGAAATTGGTCGAAGAGAATTTCTCCGATTGAAACAATCATCATGTCCTCACGACACCATTGAACAGTTAGGACCCATCCTTTCTTATAGTTAAATATAACAATTTTCATGCAGGATTGAAAGGGTGATTCCCGGTGAACCGGTTGAGAATAATCCTTCTTTTCTTTAATCAGGATTCCCTAAATTGTTCATGATGAGATGAAATCCCTCCATGAAAAGATCTTTCAATCAAAGGGATATTCCGTATTACTTGAGGTCATGAATAGAGTTCCGGATATACATCCCCGATATTAAAAAACCATGATAAGAACAAAAGGCTTCATTAAAATTGTACACAACTTAACCCCCGGCATACAGAGACTTCTGGGCACCTGCCTGCTCATTCTACTGCTTAGAGTTTCAGCCCCGGCATCTGAACAATCAATTTTCAGATTTACCCACTGGACCTCGAATGACGGCCTTTCCCAGTCAAATGTGACCTGTATAACCCAGGATAAAAGCGGTTTTATGTGGTTTGGAACCTTTAACGGGCTCAATCGCTTCGATGGATATCATTTCAAGACTTTTCACTATACACAGGATCGTGAACAAAGCCTGGCACATAATTACATTTCAGACCTTGCCGTAGACCAGGATGGCCGTATCTGGATAGGCACGAGTGATGGATTGAACAGATTCGATCCGGCAGCCGATCAAATGATTACCTATCATTCTGAAGCCGGTGATACTTCTTTTTTCACAGATAATCAAATTGAAGCACTACTGATTGACAGTGATAACCGTGTATGGATTGGGACCCGCAACGGTGGATTGATTCTTTATAGAGAAAACACAGGATTCACGACGATAAATAAAAACCTTCAAAGCATGACAATCAGTCTCTTATTTGAGGATCACGAACACAATATATGGATCGTTCACGATAACGGAGCCATCGATATCTTGAATGGAACCAGCCTGGCGGTCTCTCACCTGTATGGGGAAAACGGACTCACACCCTATCATATCACTGCCATCGTACAGTCTGATGAAGATCATCACGTTTGGATAGGAACACAAGGGGATGGTCTGTATCGCTTGCTCGTTCAGTATAATCAGCCCAAAGTGATCGAACACTATTCAACACGGTCAGATATTAAACCACTCACAAGTGATATTGTGATCAGCCTGCTCATAGATCAAAAAGGATTTTTATGGATTGGCACCGAAGACCGGGGTATTGATATCCTGGATATTTCTGAAGGAAACATGTCACATTATGAACATGATCCCTATAATAAATACAGTTTAAGCCATAATTCCATCTGGTCCATTTTTGAAGATATGGCAGGAAATATCTGGATTGGCACATATGCTCACGGCATCAATTTGTTGATTGACAGGAACACTCCCTTTAAGCACTTTAAGCATCAACCGGGAGACCACGCATCCCTCAGTCATAATATGGTGAATACCTTTTTGGAAACAAAAGACGGAGGCTTGTGGATTGCAACAGATGGGGGCGGACTGAATCAGTTTGACATGGATAAAGGGCGTTTTCTGCATTATACCAAAGAGAACACCCGGCTGGAAACGAATGTCATTCTTTCTTTATACGAAGATCACAAAGGCAGATTCTGGGTTGGTACATGGGCAGAGGGTTTATACCTTTTCGATCGAAAAAATGCTCGTTTTATAAATTATACACAGTCTTCTGCCGGATTGGCAAGTGACCGCATTATGGATATAGAGGGTGACGGAAAAGACGGTTTGTGGCTTGGAACATTCTGGCGCGGCCTTACCCATTTTAATCCGGATAAAGACCATGTCCGGATTTATAATACAACAAACAGCGGATTGAGTGACAACAATGTCCGTGTTCTTCTGCGGGATGATCAGAACAGGCTCTGGGTCGGCACCGATGCCGGGCTGGACCGTCTGGATCCGGGAGCAGATACGTTTATTAATTACATGCATAACGGTCAAGACCCTACAAGTCTCAGCAAAGGATTTGTCCTGTATCTTACACAAACAAAGGATGGATCTGTCTGGGTCGGGACCAGCGGCGGACTGAACCGGTATAATCCTGAAACAGATAGCTTTACCCGTTATGACACACGGCATGGACTGCCGGACAACGAAATCAAATGTATTCTGGAAGGTGAACCGGGTTTTCTGTGGCTCAGCACCAACAAGGGTATTTGCCGCTTCAATCCGGATCAGAATGAGGTTCAGCTTTTTGACGTATCCGATGGACTCCAGGGGAATGAATTTAATATCCGCAGCGGATTGAAAACCCGGCAGGGTGAAATCCTCTTCGGTGGGAATAATGGTTTCAACATCTTTTATCCATCCCATATCCGATCCAATCAATATATCCCTCCCCTTGTCTTCACGGATTTCAGACTTTTCAATCAATCCGTTTCCGTCAATGGACCGGATTCAATTCTGAATCACCACATAAATAATACCAAGAAGATCACACTGGCCCATCACCAGAACGTATTCGCCTTTGAATATGCCGCCCTGAACTATATTTCCCCACAGGACAACCAATATGCCTACAAACTGGAAGGTTTTGAAGACTCCTGGAATGATGCAGGGCATGCCAGAACCGCTAATTATACCAACATTGATCCCGGTGAATATATTTTCAAAGTCAAAGCTTCGAATAACGATGGGGTTTGGAATGAAACCGGGCGATCTATAAAGATATATATCACACCTCCGTTCTGGGAAACCTGGTGGGCTTATATCATTGAGGCACTCCTGATCCTGGGCATTCTTACTTTTATTCTCAATTACTTTATCAGCCGCCAGAGAATGAGGGCTGATTTGCGTCTTGAACAACTGGAACTGGAAAAAATGTATGAACTGGATCAAATGAAAACACGGTTCTTTACGAATATCTCCCATGAATTTCATGCTCCCATGACACTGATTCTGAGTCCTTTGGAGAAATTAAGCAGTTCTGATTCCCTGGATTCCCGGTCCCGTGAAAACATCGGACTAATCCTTCGAAACGCCCAACGGCTCCATCGGATGATCAATCAGTTGAAAGATATTCAGAAAATTGAAACCGGTGACTTATCCCTGCAGCTTTCCACCGGTGATATTATTGCTTTTCTAAAAGAAACCGTAAATTCATTCAGGGAATACGCGATTGATCACAAGATGGAATTAACCTTTACAAGTTCAACCGACAGGGAGATTGCCTGGTTCGACACAGATAAATTGGATAAAATCATCTACAATCTTCTCTCAAACGCCTTCAAATTCACCAGGGATGGGGGAAGAATCCACGTTTCAGCAACGATTCTTGATCCTGAAAAGAACAAAAAACAAAACAAAGACATTCTAAACGTCCGGAATATAGAAATCGCCGTATCCGACACAGGGATCGGCATTCCCAGGGACAAGATCAATTTAATCACCCGGCGTTTTTTCAGAATAGAGGGGAAGGGTCTGGATGTCCGGGAAGGGAGTGGTATCGGCTTGGCTTTCGTCAATGAACTGATCAAGCTGTATCACGGGAAGATCCGAATCGACAGCAAAGAGGGGCACGGTTCTGTTTTTACCGTCAATATTCCCCTCGACGAAAAATACCTGGAAGAGCAACAGGTCGTCAGTCAGTTCATCCGCACACCCATCCGTGAAAAAACATCCGGTATACTTAAAATACCTGATGCAACAAGCGAAAAAAACGAGTCTTACAGCCCAACACCCGGCAGTAAACCACTGATTCTTGTGGTAGAAGATGACGAGGAAATACGAAATTATATCCGGAAATCCCTTGCGGAAGATTATCAAATTCAATGTGCCCAGGATGGAATCATCGGACTTGAACAAGCCAAAAAACAGATCCCGGATTTAATTATCTCAGATATTAAAATGCCAAACATGGACGGGATAGAGCTGTGTAACCGTTTGAAACAAAGTGAAAAAACCAGTCACATTCCGGTCATCCTTTTAACAGCTTATTCTTCAAAACAATCAAAAATCGAGGGTCTTGAGAAGGGCGCAGATGCTTACCTGGCAAAACCATTCAATATCGATATGCTGAATGTTCAGATAATCAATTTGTTGGAATCCCGAAAAAAACTCCGAAAGAAATTTTCCGCCGATTTTCTGATCGGCCCCAAGTCCGTCAATATTGAAGATGTCGATGAAAAATTTCTCCAGAAAGTTGTTGAAATGATTGAACGCAATATTTCAGATACCGGTTTGAATGCCGATACGCTCGGCAAAAAAGTAGGCATGAGCCGCACACAACTTTACCGTAAAATCCGGGGACTTACAGACCAGACCGTAAACGAATTTATCAAAAGCATTCGTTTGAAAAGAGCCGCACAATTGCTTAGCGAAAAAAGAGTGACTATTACAGAGATTGCTTATGCCGTGGGGTTTAATGATCTGACCTATTTTGCGCGGTGTTTCCGGAAACAATACCATAAATCTCCATCAGAATATATATCTCCTCCAAAACATAAATGACATTATAGTCCGACATTTTGATACTATCTTCCGAGCAATAATCCCCAAAAAGTCCTAAATCATCATTAAGATTTTTTGAATTAGCAATTCATGGCAAGATCCTTCTGTGGATGAACCAACACATGCCAAATGCTTGACCGGAGGCCATCTTATGTCCAACAGCTTACATCAGGAAAACATCCATATCGGTCCCACTTCCCTGAAAATCAACGCTCAGCCGGTTCAGGGCAAGATGGTGGATTTTCAGGGAAAACCCTATTACTGTATAGAAAACTACGACAATATGTCTCCTTTTTTCCTGAGTGTTATCAGTGACTCAGATATCTGGATGTTTGTATCCAGTTCCGGAGCCTTGACCGCCGGTCGCTGCAATCCGGATAACG
This window of the Candidatus Neomarinimicrobiota bacterium genome carries:
- a CDS encoding HAD-IIB family hydrolase — protein: MTKDGLYIMMFSIHGLVRGSNLEMGRDADTGGQIKYVVELAKALSRHEKIRKVDLFTRLIDDKTVSDDYAKPVEDLGENCRIVRIQCGGKKYMRKELLWPYLGEYTDKVLKFIKKEKDIPDLVHGHYADAGYVASELAMVLGLPFFFTGHSLGRSKLSKLLNEGMKEKEIIRKYKIDHRIAVEENILKNANLVVTSTRQEVNTQYGQYHNKTMTRYKVIPPGIDLEKFYHYLRNHMSEKSIDGRQMAAKASISEELHRFFLNPSKPVVLTLCRPDQRKNISGLIKAYGEDLELQAMANLAIFAGIRKDITEMEENEQDVLTEMLLLMDKYDLYGKMAIPKKHDFEHEVPELYRIVAEKHGVFINAAFTEPFGLTLIEASASGLPIVATDDGGPRDIISNLKNGILVNVRDTEKISEALKTILADPELWKKYSQNGIINVEKYYSWDAHVDTYIKEIEKMPKEAQESPIIKGKTKDTVGKRLLSLNHLLITDIDYTLIGGDNEHLDELKRRLEDARDVLGFGVATGRTIESAMEIIREHDIPQPDFLITSVGTEIYYGNELTYDHGYDAHISKRWNRDKIREVLDTLDFLIYQEEDTQRKFKVSYYMEPDKDRLASVHHALVKNKLKYNLIYSHGQFLDILPVMASKGKAIRYLSYKWEIPLRQVIVSGDSGNDEEMLRSGALGVVVGNYSSELEHLKDVNRIFFAEKPYAGGILEGLDHYQIIEKAKERNRS
- a CDS encoding two-component regulator propeller domain-containing protein yields the protein MWFGTFNGLNRFDGYHFKTFHYTQDREQSLAHNYISDLAVDQDGRIWIGTSDGLNRFDPAADQMITYHSEAGDTSFFTDNQIEALLIDSDNRVWIGTRNGGLILYRENTGFTTINKNLQSMTISLLFEDHEHNIWIVHDNGAIDILNGTSLAVSHLYGENGLTPYHITAIVQSDEDHHVWIGTQGDGLYRLLVQYNQPKVIEHYSTRSDIKPLTSDIVISLLIDQKGFLWIGTEDRGIDILDISEGNMSHYEHDPYNKYSLSHNSIWSIFEDMAGNIWIGTYAHGINLLIDRNTPFKHFKHQPGDHASLSHNMVNTFLETKDGGLWIATDGGGLNQFDMDKGRFLHYTKENTRLETNVILSLYEDHKGRFWVGTWAEGLYLFDRKNARFINYTQSSAGLASDRIMDIEGDGKDGLWLGTFWRGLTHFNPDKDHVRIYNTTNSGLSDNNVRVLLRDDQNRLWVGTDAGLDRLDPGADTFINYMHNGQDPTSLSKGFVLYLTQTKDGSVWVGTSGGLNRYNPETDSFTRYDTRHGLPDNEIKCILEGEPGFLWLSTNKGICRFNPDQNEVQLFDVSDGLQGNEFNIRSGLKTRQGEILFGGNNGFNIFYPSHIRSNQYIPPLVFTDFRLFNQSVSVNGPDSILNHHINNTKKITLAHHQNVFAFEYAALNYISPQDNQYAYKLEGFEDSWNDAGHARTANYTNIDPGEYIFKVKASNNDGVWNETGRSIKIYITPPFWETWWAYIIEALLILGILTFILNYFISRQRMRADLRLEQLELEKMYELDQMKTRFFTNISHEFHAPMTLILSPLEKLSSSDSLDSRSRENIGLILRNAQRLHRMINQLKDIQKIETGDLSLQLSTGDIIAFLKETVNSFREYAIDHKMELTFTSSTDREIAWFDTDKLDKIIYNLLSNAFKFTRDGGRIHVSATILDPEKNKKQNKDILNVRNIEIAVSDTGIGIPRDKINLITRRFFRIEGKGLDVREGSGIGLAFVNELIKLYHGKIRIDSKEGHGSVFTVNIPLDEKYLEEQQVVSQFIRTPIREKTSGILKIPDATSEKNESYSPTPGSKPLILVVEDDEEIRNYIRKSLAEDYQIQCAQDGIIGLEQAKKQIPDLIISDIKMPNMDGIELCNRLKQSEKTSHIPVILLTAYSSKQSKIEGLEKGADAYLAKPFNIDMLNVQIINLLESRKKLRKKFSADFLIGPKSVNIEDVDEKFLQKVVEMIERNISDTGLNADTLGKKVGMSRTQLYRKIRGLTDQTVNEFIKSIRLKRAAQLLSEKRVTITEIAYAVGFNDLTYFARCFRKQYHKSPSEYISPPKHK
- a CDS encoding carbohydrate kinase yields the protein MIVSIGEILFDQFPDYRRIGGAPFNVAAHLSSFGLKTDFITRVGNDKDGDELRSVVSSYGLDPGLVQEDAAYPTGRVEVALDPKGNARFQIIRPVAYDFLEVTPEALDRVSRADLIYVGTLIQRSARGFETVHSLLKHRNPTALVLCDINLRPDCYTEKTIRETLKKTDILKLNREELQTLSQLFSGPEQEEEMLTWLMDSFSFRMISLTADADGSRLMTSRGSYSMKPKAALSIRDTVGAGDAYASVLAAGILLNWDPEKILKNATDFAGKVCTLKGALPEAPGFYTSIKKEIHGDNDD